The sequence tatatatatatatatatatatatacacatatatagacatatatgtgtatatatatctgtgtatatttatatatgaatatataaataaataaatatatatatatgtttgtatatatatatatatatatatatatatatatatatatatataattagaacagcttaaaatgttatttgtttttttactctgcCATTTGTGTCTTGCATTTCCACAGTGTGTACAAGTGTGAACAAACCTGTAGTTCTTCACTTCGTACGTGAGAGGGCGCTAACGATTCTTGCCGTGCGCAGTTATACATAACAGTTCCCAAAGAAGACGGTGGTGTAggttgatgacgtcacagcagAAAAAAAATGGAGAGGAAACACATGTCGGCTTTTGCCTTGTACCAAACACTACCGGACAAACTGCCGCCCCCCGCTAAGAAGCGTCCATTGCAggtaaaattcaaataaatacatgaagaCATCTAATATACATTTGTCTAAagatttatttgtaattttgtgTTCGTAGCTCATATACTACACTCTGCTAACTGTGCCTAGCATGTTGGGCTTTGCATATTAATGACTAGCAtggacaattattttttttattttactaataTTATTTTACGAATGCATCCTAATCTAATACATCCATAGTGTAGTAGCTAGTGGCATCCTACCGTTATATACTGCAGagtgagaataataataataatgatggaaaagcggtagaaatggatggatggataatggttACAATCAGGCTACGATttagatttaaaataataattaagattTTTCTATGCAAAATTATCATTATATTTGCGAtttttatatgttatatataaatGCTTAAAACTGTTGTAATAATGAGTGAAGGAAGCCTTTTAGACTATATTATTGTCTTGATATGTGATAatgacttaaaaaaatattttatgcaaatcTACTAAGTTTTTCTTCTACGTCGCATTTATAATCTAGTAATAACAACTAAAAACTTTACAGTGAGGTAGGGCTCGGCGATATTGCctatttttaatatctcaatatttttaggccatatcgcgatattcgatatacatctcgatatgttgccttggccttgaataaacactagatgcatataatcacagcagtatgatgattctatgtgtctacattaaaacattcgtgtttatactgcattaatatatgctacttttaaacgttcatgcagagaaggaaatcacaactaagtcaattgaccaaaactgtatttattaaacagttattaagcagtggcacaaacattcatgtcattcccaaaacagaaagtgcaagattgtcagagacattttaagtgtcaaatataaatgagctgcataataggaaaatcaaatagtatttgttcttcgctatgtggtaggctaCTACGGACATTATGAAATTCTCCtcgttctctagcaggtgacttttcaaatgatgctacatattagcagtaatgctactttttaaagCAGatcttttggcccacacttgacaaattacggttgtctgttcgacatattcccgcttgaagccaaaccaccgccagacgattgaCTCCCtgcagtttttcttgggaattaattcttccttcattcgcaccttctttttctcgtattaccactcgcacggttctgctagcatcacagctaacgttacccaatcTGCTACCTCTCTTCTCCGCGAGGgcctatacgtatgtgacgtatgacgtgacagtatgtgacgtgtgtaagaaagtgCGACTGGTTGTCTgtaaggagacacaggaaagagcagGAAGAGCCTGTCGTGTAAtacccacagctaaaagcaactgcgtgagaacgtattctcgaatatcacaatatagtcattttctatttcgcacagagacaaacccgcgatatatcgtgtatatcgatatactgCCCAGCCCTACAGTGaggtaatttttaattttttattaattgcacTAATTAAAACCTGGATGTTGATTATTAATCGTACAGCCCTAACTCCAATTGTGGGTTGTTTTTTTAAGGTGACGTCGACAAAGACGAAAGAGGAGAATGGGGCTGCAGATGCCAACGTCAACATTGCTAGTCctgcgaagaagaagaagaagaagaaaacacagaagaAAGTCAAGCGCAACGCAGAAGGCGCAGGGGAAACGCCAACACAGACGATCGCTGATGTGAGTTTCTGTCCTAAACAACATTAAGTAGGTGGCCTCTGTGAGAATGTCTCATGGAGATGCTGTGTTCCAAACGCAGGTGCAGGTGGGCCCAAACGCGGGCGAGGAGACCTTAGATGTGTTCCTGGCCGAGCTGGCGAGAATGAAAAGCAGCAAGGAACGTGCCAGCAGGCTTTTCCAGTGGATCATTGACCCCGTTCCCGCCAAGGCCTTCTTCAGGTAGCTAGAGAGTGTGAGCGACATTTAAGAAACGGAAAGATCAAATCGTATAAGCATTGTTAATTCCCTCAGAGAAACATGGGAGAAGAAACCCATTCTTGTTCAGCGTAAAAATCCAGATTACTACAAGGGATTATTCTCCACAGAAGAGTTTGATCGCATTCTACGACAGGTAAGCATGGATGCCTCCAACTTTATTTAGATATCTGACACTGTAATTGCTGCACATTTGCCGCCTCCATGTGGATAATGTGAGTAAATCAGGGTAATGACCAGGAATTGCACTTTGAAATGTACATAGCTCAGAATTTTTCCACTCATGGCGCAGATAAActagcacaaaaagtcaacacgcATTGTCTCATACAACGTAACCTGCTCACCTGGtgactttgtggatattatatatAATGTCCAAGCACAACACATAATTCCaaaatacacccatttaaatccactgCAATGCATTTTGGGGAAATTGCAAAACACTTTCTCCACATTCAttcatgtttggtgcattttagctgcttgatatttctgatcgatgacaaaactttaaggaagttgtcacggaagtaaactaAGTAGGATTTCAGCTTTCACACactcttaatattcaattatattaattattaattttatatatctatccatccatccattttctcccgcttattccctttggggtcgcgggggcgctgtaACCTGTCATATTATTATAtatgcagacacacacatatgtgtgtgtctgcatattatattaacatatatattttatgtgtatatatacagtatatttctagggtttcccacacattcatttatttgtggcggcccgccacgaaagaattacggccgccacaaataaaaaaatatatatattttttttttttccggcttttgactcgctcgactgctcatgtctgtgaatggagcttgtagttacatattatatacatatgtaaatattatataaatatgtacataaagtgttgtaattatattccaactccgcgttcttcttggtaatCGCcgccacattctgtctctcacagttgaagtgtacctatgatgaaaattacagacctctgtcatcattttaagtgggagaacttgcacaatcggtggctgactaaatacgtttttgccccactgtgtgtgtgtgtgtgtatatatatatatatatatatatatatgtgtgtgtgtgtgtgtgtgtgtgtgtatatagagcagcacggtggaggaggggttagtgcgtctgcctcacaatacgaaggtcccgagcagtcttgggttcaatcccgggctcgggatcttaccgtgtggagtttgcatgtcctccccgtgactgcgtgggttccctccgggtactccggcttccttccacttccaaagacatgcacctgtggataggttgattggcaacactaaattggccctagtgtgtgaatgtgagtgtgaatgttgtctgtctatctgtgttggccctgcgatgagttggcgacttgtccagggtgtactgcgccttaaacccgattgtagctgagataggcaccagtgccccccgcgagcccaaagggaataagcggtataaaaaggatggaaatatacatatatgtatatatgtgtgtgtgtgtgtgtgtgtgtatatatatatatatatatatatatacatatatatatatatatatatatatgtatatatatatatatatatacatatatatatatatatatatatatatatacatatatatgtatatgtgtgtgtgtatatatatatatatatacatatatatgtatatgtgtgtgtgtatatatatatatatatatatatatatatatatatatatatatatatatatacatatattcaagattcaatattgtttattgtcatatgcacagttaaacagacagtttgccgtacaatgaaaatcttactttgctagtccacccttcaacaagtcacacggtacttagctaatacttagcttatatatacacacatatatgtatatatatatatatatatatatatatatatatatatatatatatatatatatatatatatatatatatatgtatatatatattaggggtgggcaaattaatgtgttaattacgagttaactcatcaatctattaacgccgacaattattttatcgcacatttgcgtatgttgtttacatacttttattttgttaacgccttttcttataaagatggcggcgcccggacgggcttcggcgtggacgggctgttggtaaagatggaacatttggcaaaaataccgggcaattctgcaaatttcatggctggcttacagcgtggtcactccgggataacttacgaccgccagacaattctgaatgtggatagatcgggccgttttggactgaatgacgcgtgcttgctagaccggctagctagaccggctagctagcatgggaatactttgccggctacatccagcggcctgtgaagcagcggagtatatgtgttgtctgtctatttatgaataatgcagacgaggagtgttggctgagttcttaacgtttgctttcagagcgtgcatatcacaacatacaagatgccgtcatggcgacacaacctataccgggctaccgcgcatgctcgtcactcctgttgcatgctgggtagggtagttctttttttccctggctcataacatcacaatatagtaccatgtatatgatgcgttcagtttatcaaagcaccaagcaaacaatcggaaaattcccatcatatcaattcctagatatggtcataattattttaagtgcactacgcagaataaacacaacattattaatattgctactacggaaaatttgatcaaaaattccctaaaacagcccactacctatagtatagtttttttaaacataagatccctgataaaaaaaaatgtttctgctgttacctcagaaattgcctgttcagatgttatgattgtggctcagagatttgtatgtagattatatctattttccataacaaacaggttaacttaaataccctggcagtggcaataagcttaaatgtttgtgtttacattttttgagttgattttcataaaatatgctatttaactgctactgtttaacaaggactgatttaaattgtgtttgcacaacaaatgttttggcgcttttgttcatgtgggagaatattccaataaaggtgcactacacactacttttgaattcattattgggctttgcgtataaaatgcagttaatcgcgattaatcggacaaatagtgcgattaactttgattcaaatttttaatcgttgcccagccctaatatattatatatatatgtatatatatataggtcgcgtggggcgctggtgcctatctcagctacaatcgtgcggaaggcgccgtacaccctggacaagttactacgtatatgtatatataggtggcaacacacattacatatacattacatatgcatataattttttgatttttttctgtTACTAAAGGAGGATGTTCAGTTTGGAGTCAATCTCGACGTCACAAGCTACACTAAGGGCAAGAGGGAAACACACAACCCCCCTGGGAGAGCTTTGCCCTTCACTGTGTGGGACTTCTATCAGGTATGGCACACACAGagtgtttttttaattgtgtacatttttttatttacgtaTCTGACCAGAAATCCTCAATAGAGTGGAACCTCGATTCACGAACGCCTCTATTTGCGTTATTTTTAGTTGCGAACGTTATGGCTGTGTGCGGACCATTTCTCTTTCAGTttggatgacatcacttcctgtaacAGTTTCTATCCTGTGCACACGGGTGCGGCGATTTTAAAGAGCTTCAAGGCTGGCAGTACTTCTGACGTGTCTTTTTCCACAATTGTCATACCTTGCGCTGATCAGAGCTGAAATGTGTGTAAACTCTCAGTCAGGGGTTTTGTTCCTTAGCAAGTCCTTAATTGTGATAAGACCAACAAATCTGCCACAGGAGTTGTTTATTACAGTAGACAGCGGACAGTAAGAAAGCTTTTAGTGGTGTTTCTTTctataattataattaaatattgtgatttttaattaataatacaCTATAGTTATTTGACAATGAGCTCTGAGTATGTGCTTGTACGTGACCTCTAGCACAAAGTGTGTTTgcattttttcccaaaaaatcaaagcatgactcacaataataaaaaaactgatatttttcattttccaaaCCAATACAGGTTGTGTTTTAACCTGAAGTGTGTCGTGTCAAGTTTGGTCTTGGGGACCCGTAAGTCTTAAAAACCTTAAAGATATGTcatgtattatttttctttcaaCTCCTAAATCTCTCGACCAACTTCAAATCTATCTGTCGATATGATGTaaaactttttatttaaaaaaaaacattgcaatacccccccccccccccccccccaaaatttcAAAGTAgactatttgatgtgaagtaatcagagccTCAACTATGTCTATTATTCATAACATGGATTTTGATTcgttatttttttgagcaatgacagttttaagaaaactacagcctgcatggcaggttagtgttattagagtcaacactgaaacttttgtctttgtatttcacctgtttgctctgtttttccactttttaaattatttcttaccggtaatagtattttcagaatgtgccacGGGCTGTGAAAAAGTTACTTTGGGCACCTATGATCCAGTCTATATAACGAGTAATATCAATACAGCATTTGTTTTGCAACTATTGTTGGaatcctgtgctttttgaggttatGGTTACAAGAAACACCTATAACATAGATAAAATATAAGAAAATCATTAATTAATTCAACAATAGTGAAACAAAATAAGCCTCAAAAAGCATCAACTTTTGCCCAACTTTCTGAAAAGTCTGCCATGAATTCCGGCATTTATGgccacaatatatttttttttaattctgcggGGACTGAATAGTTTCAATGGAACCATTAGAGTAATAACACTTTACAGTTTAGTATCAGCTTATTTTCCATGCAGGATTTTATGacatcaaattaaattaaattaaatcaaatcaaatttttttttagaaattaaatttaaattatttacaatgttttattttaatttaattgtaattaaaattaaattaaatacaattgtatttaatttcaacAATCAAATTTAATTACAATAGTTAAATTAAATCAAGATTAAAAGATAATTTGTCATTTGTCACAGTGACTTTTTCCTCATATTCCAGAGCGGCTGCTCCCTGCGTATGCTGAATCCTCAGGCTTTCTCCTCCACCGTCTGGAACGTTCTGTCCATCCTGCAGGAATTCTTTGGCAGCATGGCAGGGGCCAACATGTGAGCAGAACGCGCGCCatgttgatgatgatgagtaACTTGATGCACTTTTCAATGGAACCAGGTACCTGACGCCGCCCGGAACACAAGGATTCGCCCCACATTACGATGACATCGAGGCATTTGTCATTCAGTTGGAGGGAAAGAAGCACTGGAGGGTGTACAACCCAAGGTGAGATGATGGCAAAGATCATGGCACTCTCTTACAGCAGCCACTACGATTTTGTgcacatgcgtcatggccaattatgcgAGTAAGATAATGATGGCGTATATCTGAAATGAAAGAATTTAAATATCAATATCAGCTGCTAAGGTTTAAATACATTGGAAAAAGAACAACAGTGTTCTATAATCTCCAAGTACATCAAAACAAACTATATTATAAATATGATCATAAATACCAACAATAGTcaactattttacatttttttaaagaacagCAGTGGCATTTGGCCTTCAAGTATACAAAACAAACactattgttattaatattcaaATATGGTGGTATTTTGACGTCATTATGTCAGTTGTAATGAAATAAGCTAATAAAAAGGTTAAATTATATATTTAAGAACACATCTTtgtgtttttattagtttttaagCTTTTTCTCATTGTGTTATGACTCTTTGCTTCATTTTTGCCCTTTTATTTTTCCAACGTGCTATAAAAACAGGTACATTCATCAAAGGTTGCCTTCCTGGTGAAAGAAGTAAATCAGTGATTGTTGAAAGTGTTTCCAAACGACAGAAGAGTGTCTCTAAGCTGTATTTTCTTAGCACTCATGGAAGTGATAGAGGTTAGACTGCACACTTCTGGAGCTTTTCTGCACGGTGTAGTAATGCacactccctgggcttgtggtggcggatctccACTCTCACTCGCACCATGAAGACCTTTGTAATTGCTTGTATTTGATGACAATATACACCTCTTTCATCTTTAATATGTACGTCTACTTGTTAAGTATAGCAACAAAGTGGATTATTTCAGTTATTCTCTGGCAAAGCAGGCGCGTATGAGGTGTGTTGTGAAGTGGAGTTAGGTCACACATACACTTCTGCTACATTCACACAGTTCCGTTATCATTTGTTTATGAATAAGGGCCAACAGGAAGCACCAGACTTCCACAAATATGTAAAGAAATGCAAGCACTTTTTAAAGACACcacatgtttttctttggcaCTAACGTGCTGAGAATTGACGCGGGTCATCAAGGAAAAGTCTTGTACAGTACTCTGTActgacaaaaatgaaaaaaagcagGTATCACTGTTTTTATTGCATGTTTTGGTATCAAAATAGTAATACCTTTGACAACTGTATTTTGTCCTTTTAGGCACATAATAATATTTCCTATTTTCATTCAGGTCAGAAGACGAGGTCCTTCCTGTACTTTCAAGCCGTGAGTGCAACACACACAAATGTTGGAATTGTTCCTGTATTGGAAATTTTCCAATCAACTAGTCAAACAAAATGGTCTTTCTTAGATTTATTTGAAACGCTCGAGCTTCTCAAAAGGCACAGGTCACATTCATAGCCAGGCATGCAAGGAGTGCGCAATAGGAAGAGAAATGCGGTATTCTTCATACtacgaaagtagcttaccaccatcagctGTGAATTAATGTTGGGTTGTAGCTTCTCTGTGAAGtgatttgagtgtctagaaaagcgctatataaatctaatccatagttattattattatcattattttacaCTTAACACAAGGTGGGAGGAAGCGAGTAGGCTCAGTTTTGAGGGGGTAGAGAGCATTTGAGTTGAGGGGGGAAGAAGACGACGCAACTCAGAGGAGACAATGAGTGTACTGTTAACTGGAAGAAGCCGACACTTTCAGATGAGAAGGGAGAAGAGATACTTTCACAGTGAGTCATGCGGACAAGGTCATTCTCTTTGTTGCAGTTTGTTATGGCGTAGTGCAAGTATACAAATGTTTTCCGTCACATTCCATTTTCAAACAGTGATTGTATTTTACTAGGACCCAACCCCTCTTAGGAGAGGAGGGTCCACCCTGATATTTTTGTTCTAAGGTCGTCTAAAATTTATGAGAGGTAACTAGAATTTAGGTTGAACAATTTATTGTGTAAAAAGCAGTATGTTAAAACAAACCTAGAAATATTTAAAATGGTCGCCTGGTTGTTTCCTCCTTGGTTGCCCTGCCTTGGCGGAGATCGAAACTGAACTTTAACTTGATGTGTGTGCTGAGTACTTCGGAcaccattaataataatatacagtgtgtgtgaTAGAGTGCGTATATAAAAAACACAGGGCATTCATTGTATTTCTCTTCGAGCAGAACCAAGGTCAAAACTAGTCATTTCTAAGCCGTTCCCGTATCAATTTCTAACAccttgttttttttcgcattgacTGTCTAGCAAATTTTGACCAGGCGGAGATCGGGAAGCCCATTCTCGAAGTGGTCCTGGAGGCAGGAGATCTGCTCTACTTTCCTCGCGGATTCATCCACCAGGGCGACTGCCTGCCGGACACACACTCCCTGCACGTCACCGTCTCTTCCTACCAGAGGAACAGCTGGGGAGATTTACTTCAGAAGGTAACGTACTGTGGGTCGTACAACGCGGGAGAAAGACCTGCACAGCAACACAAAATATTCCTCACTTAATTCACGTTGTGAC comes from Nerophis ophidion isolate RoL-2023_Sa linkage group LG24, RoL_Noph_v1.0, whole genome shotgun sequence and encodes:
- the riox1 gene encoding ribosomal oxygenase 1 isoform X1, with the translated sequence MERKHMSAFALYQTLPDKLPPPAKKRPLQVTSTKTKEENGAADANVNIASPAKKKKKKKTQKKVKRNAEGAGETPTQTIADVQVGPNAGEETLDVFLAELARMKSSKERASRLFQWIIDPVPAKAFFRETWEKKPILVQRKNPDYYKGLFSTEEFDRILRQEDVQFGVNLDVTSYTKGKRETHNPPGRALPFTVWDFYQSGCSLRMLNPQAFSSTVWNVLSILQEFFGSMAGANMYLTPPGTQGFAPHYDDIEAFVIQLEGKKHWRVYNPRSEDEVLPVLSSPNFDQAEIGKPILEVVLEAGDLLYFPRGFIHQGDCLPDTHSLHVTVSSYQRNSWGDLLQKMVPAALEVAMEEDVEFRQGLPLDYLSYMGVQNSDKNDPRRKDFFSKVAVLIGKLKNFAPVDAAVDLKARDFLQDCLPPKLTSEELACSVHGAPARWEQGRVTDTGAHFTSQTRVRLLREGCARLCSDGDAVHLYYTTHNSRVYHKEELKSFEIKPEHTDAIEFLIHSYPKFVSVGSVPCTSQDKICLAKLLFEKGIIQTAKTL
- the riox1 gene encoding ribosomal oxygenase 1 isoform X2 is translated as MERKHMSAFALYQTLPDKLPPPAKKRPLQVTSTKTKEENGAADANVNIASPAKKKKKKKTQKKVKRNAEGAGETPTQTIADVGPNAGEETLDVFLAELARMKSSKERASRLFQWIIDPVPAKAFFRETWEKKPILVQRKNPDYYKGLFSTEEFDRILRQEDVQFGVNLDVTSYTKGKRETHNPPGRALPFTVWDFYQSGCSLRMLNPQAFSSTVWNVLSILQEFFGSMAGANMYLTPPGTQGFAPHYDDIEAFVIQLEGKKHWRVYNPRSEDEVLPVLSSPNFDQAEIGKPILEVVLEAGDLLYFPRGFIHQGDCLPDTHSLHVTVSSYQRNSWGDLLQKMVPAALEVAMEEDVEFRQGLPLDYLSYMGVQNSDKNDPRRKDFFSKVAVLIGKLKNFAPVDAAVDLKARDFLQDCLPPKLTSEELACSVHGAPARWEQGRVTDTGAHFTSQTRVRLLREGCARLCSDGDAVHLYYTTHNSRVYHKEELKSFEIKPEHTDAIEFLIHSYPKFVSVGSVPCTSQDKICLAKLLFEKGIIQTAKTL